A portion of the Pseudomonas koreensis genome contains these proteins:
- a CDS encoding HNH endonuclease, whose protein sequence is MSDKKKDTDWTVSEIEAAVDAYLKMFELERIGQKFNKAHENRVLRASALHNRTEGSVEFRMQNISAVLLRMHRDYIKGYKPARNVGTNVEPAIRAVLIAKGVTLGDPTVATADEEALEQRALALEKLPLEDEPAGIVKPKRAPAQSTAFIRDPKVRAWVRQKAKGICEGCGEPAPFTKNDSPYLEVHHVKHLANKGSDRISNAVALCPNCHRRCHHSNDSKEFTESLYDRVKRLKRE, encoded by the coding sequence ATGAGCGACAAGAAAAAAGACACTGACTGGACTGTGTCTGAGATTGAGGCAGCGGTTGATGCCTACCTGAAAATGTTTGAGCTTGAGCGAATCGGCCAAAAATTCAACAAGGCACATGAGAATCGCGTACTGCGTGCATCTGCCCTGCACAACCGCACTGAAGGCTCAGTTGAATTCCGCATGCAGAATATCTCTGCCGTTTTATTGAGAATGCATAGGGACTACATCAAAGGGTACAAGCCTGCCAGAAACGTTGGGACTAACGTTGAGCCAGCCATCCGAGCAGTGTTGATTGCCAAAGGGGTCACGCTTGGGGATCCAACGGTTGCGACTGCGGATGAAGAAGCGCTAGAGCAGAGAGCTCTGGCGCTAGAGAAACTGCCTCTTGAAGATGAACCTGCGGGGATTGTGAAGCCGAAGCGCGCTCCCGCCCAAAGCACTGCATTTATACGTGATCCGAAGGTTAGAGCCTGGGTCCGTCAGAAAGCCAAAGGGATATGTGAAGGGTGTGGTGAACCGGCGCCATTCACTAAAAACGACTCGCCTTACCTTGAAGTTCATCACGTGAAGCATTTGGCGAATAAGGGTTCTGATCGAATCAGCAACGCTGTAGCACTTTGTCCGAACTGTCATCGGCGCTGCCATCACTCGAATGACAGCAAAGAGTTCACCGAGTCGCTTTATGACAGGGTTAAACGGTTGAAGCGTGAGTAA
- a CDS encoding ABC transporter permease has translation MIFDYNVIWDALPLYFGGLLTTLKLLALSLFFGLLAALPLGLMRVSKNPIVNGAAWLYTYVIRGTPMLVQLFLIYYGLAQFEAVRESFLWPWLSSATFCACLAFAVNTSAYTAEIIAGSLKATPNGEIEAAKAMGMSRFKLYKRILLPSALRRALPQYSNEVIMMLQTTSLASIVTLIDITGAARTVNAQFYLPFEAYITAGVFYLCLTFILVKLFKLAERRWLSYLAPRKH, from the coding sequence ATGATCTTCGACTACAACGTCATCTGGGACGCACTGCCGCTGTACTTCGGCGGCCTGCTGACCACCCTCAAACTGCTCGCGCTGTCGCTGTTCTTCGGCCTGCTCGCGGCGTTGCCGCTGGGGCTGATGCGCGTCTCGAAAAACCCTATCGTCAACGGCGCCGCGTGGCTGTACACCTATGTGATTCGCGGTACGCCGATGCTGGTGCAGCTGTTCCTGATCTACTACGGTCTGGCCCAGTTCGAAGCGGTACGCGAGAGCTTCTTGTGGCCGTGGCTGTCCAGCGCAACGTTCTGCGCCTGCCTGGCCTTTGCGGTCAACACCAGCGCCTACACCGCGGAAATCATTGCCGGCAGCCTCAAGGCCACGCCGAACGGTGAGATCGAAGCGGCCAAGGCCATGGGCATGTCGCGCTTCAAACTGTACAAGCGCATTCTGCTGCCGTCGGCCCTTCGCCGCGCGCTGCCGCAGTACAGCAACGAAGTGATCATGATGCTGCAGACCACCAGTCTGGCGTCGATCGTGACCCTGATCGACATCACCGGCGCGGCGCGTACCGTCAACGCGCAGTTCTATCTGCCGTTCGAGGCGTACATCACTGCCGGCGTGTTCTACCTGTGCCTGACCTTCATTCTGGTCAAGCTGTTCAAACTGGCCGAGCGTCGCTGGTTGAGCTACCTCGCGCCACGGAAGCACTGA
- a CDS encoding BRO-N domain-containing protein: protein MSEPHSSTVFTLHKLSLHALLLEGQPWFCARDIGRLMGVHLSNRMVSKLDKDQHRFLWIEYHRQPEKQLMLSESGVYALLVYHYVPGNRLLREWLTHQVVPALRDAASSENPDLPMLSFLKWPEMSVSLLHWQDEGWIRLRDMPYLLQGQTQQRATAPKSWWRKAAEVFQSSKHLMS, encoded by the coding sequence ATGTCTGAACCTCACAGTTCGACTGTCTTCACTCTGCACAAACTCTCTCTCCACGCCCTCCTCCTTGAAGGCCAGCCATGGTTTTGCGCACGCGATATTGGTCGCTTGATGGGCGTCCATCTCAGTAATCGAATGGTCAGCAAACTGGACAAGGATCAGCATCGTTTTCTGTGGATTGAGTATCACCGGCAACCTGAGAAGCAGCTGATGCTCAGTGAGTCCGGCGTGTATGCGCTGTTGGTATATCACTACGTCCCAGGTAATCGTCTGTTGCGTGAATGGCTGACCCATCAAGTGGTTCCAGCCTTACGCGATGCTGCGTCCTCGGAAAATCCGGATCTACCTATGCTTAGTTTTTTGAAATGGCCCGAGATGTCTGTGAGTCTGTTGCATTGGCAGGATGAAGGCTGGATTCGGCTACGAGATATGCCATATCTATTGCAGGGCCAGACACAGCAGCGAGCGACTGCCCCGAAGTCTTGGTGGCGGAAGGCTGCAGAGGTATTTCAGTCGTCGAAGCATCTGATGAGTTAG
- a CDS encoding ribonucleotide-diphosphate reductase subunit beta: MLSWDEFDKEDSEVATVKGANAGHASEANMDRLDNAGGAAALEARAVTADDSAAVARAKAALNSLDVAEGLAELEGASARVAVDEKRMINCRADLNQLVPFKYDWAWQKYLDGCANHWMPQEVNMTADIALWKNPEGLTDDERRIVMRNLGFFSTADSLVANNLVLAVYRLITNPECRQYILRQAFEEAIHTHAYQYCIESLAMDEGEIFNMYHEIPSVAKKAAWGLKYTRSISDPKFETGTPDTDKELLRNLIAYYCVLEGIFFYCGFTQILSMGRRNKMTGVAEQFQYILRDESMHLNFGIDVINQIKIENPHLWDAEMKEEATQMILQGTQLEIEYARDTMPRGVLGMNAAMMEDYLKFIANRRLSQIGLKEEYPGTTNPFPWMSEIMDLKKEKNFFETRVIEYQTGGALSWD; encoded by the coding sequence ATGCTGAGCTGGGACGAATTCGATAAAGAAGACAGTGAAGTCGCAACCGTGAAAGGCGCCAACGCCGGCCACGCAAGCGAAGCCAACATGGACCGCCTCGACAACGCCGGCGGCGCCGCTGCGCTCGAAGCCCGCGCCGTGACCGCCGACGACTCGGCCGCCGTGGCCCGCGCCAAGGCTGCACTGAACTCCCTCGACGTCGCCGAAGGCCTCGCCGAACTCGAAGGCGCCTCCGCCCGTGTCGCCGTTGACGAAAAGCGCATGATCAACTGCCGCGCCGACCTCAACCAACTCGTGCCATTCAAGTACGACTGGGCCTGGCAGAAGTACCTGGACGGTTGCGCAAACCACTGGATGCCGCAAGAAGTCAACATGACCGCCGACATCGCCCTCTGGAAAAACCCGGAAGGCCTGACCGACGACGAGCGCCGCATCGTCATGCGCAACCTCGGCTTCTTCTCCACCGCCGACTCCCTGGTTGCCAACAACCTGGTCCTGGCCGTGTACCGCCTGATCACCAACCCGGAATGCCGCCAGTACATCCTGCGCCAGGCTTTCGAAGAAGCGATCCACACCCACGCCTACCAGTACTGCATCGAATCCCTGGCCATGGATGAAGGCGAAATCTTCAACATGTACCACGAGATCCCATCGGTCGCGAAGAAAGCAGCTTGGGGCCTGAAGTACACCCGCTCGATCTCCGATCCGAAGTTCGAAACCGGCACCCCGGACACCGACAAAGAGTTGCTGCGCAACCTGATCGCCTACTACTGCGTTCTGGAAGGCATCTTCTTCTACTGCGGCTTCACCCAAATCCTCTCCATGGGCCGCCGCAACAAAATGACCGGCGTCGCCGAGCAGTTCCAATACATCCTGCGCGACGAATCCATGCACCTGAACTTCGGCATCGACGTGATCAACCAGATCAAAATCGAAAACCCGCACCTGTGGGATGCCGAAATGAAGGAAGAAGCGACTCAGATGATTCTGCAGGGTACGCAGCTGGAGATCGAATACGCACGTGACACCATGCCTCGCGGCGTACTGGGCATGAACGCGGCGATGATGGAGGATTATCTGAAGTTCATCGCTAACCGTCGTTTGAGCCAGATCGGTTTGAAAGAAGAGTATCCGGGGACTACGAATCCGTTCCCTTGGATGAGCGAGATTATGGACTTGAAGAAAGAGAAGAATTTCTTTGAGACGCGGGTTATTGAGTATCAGACTGGTGGGGCGTTGAGCTGGGATTGA
- a CDS encoding ABC transporter substrate-binding protein, with protein MKKLVLLGALALSVLSLNAVADEKPVKIGIEAAYPPFASKAPDGSIVGFDYDIGNALCEEMKVKCVWVEQEFDGLIPALKVRKIDAILSSMSITEDRKKSVDFTNKYYNTPARLVMKAGTQVSENLAELKGKNIGVQRGSIHERFAREVLAPLGAEIKPYGSQNEIYLDVAAGRLDGTVADATLLDDGFLKTDAGKGFAFVGPAFTDVKYFGDGVGIAVRKGDALKDKINTAIAAIRENGKYKAIQDKYFAFDIYGK; from the coding sequence ATGAAGAAACTTGTGCTGCTTGGCGCCCTGGCACTGTCCGTGCTGTCGCTGAATGCCGTCGCTGACGAAAAACCTGTGAAGATCGGCATCGAAGCGGCTTACCCTCCATTCGCCTCGAAAGCTCCGGACGGCAGCATCGTCGGTTTCGACTACGACATCGGCAATGCGCTGTGCGAAGAGATGAAGGTCAAGTGCGTGTGGGTCGAGCAAGAGTTCGACGGTCTGATCCCGGCACTGAAAGTGCGCAAGATCGACGCGATCCTGTCGTCGATGTCGATCACCGAAGATCGCAAGAAGTCGGTCGACTTCACCAACAAGTACTACAACACCCCGGCACGTCTGGTCATGAAGGCCGGCACTCAGGTCAGCGAAAACCTGGCTGAGCTGAAGGGCAAGAACATCGGCGTACAGCGTGGTTCGATCCACGAGCGTTTCGCCCGCGAAGTTCTCGCGCCACTGGGCGCCGAGATCAAGCCGTACGGCTCGCAGAACGAAATCTACCTCGACGTGGCTGCCGGTCGTCTCGACGGTACCGTGGCTGACGCTACCCTGCTCGACGACGGTTTCCTGAAAACCGACGCTGGCAAAGGCTTCGCGTTCGTTGGTCCGGCCTTCACCGACGTCAAATACTTCGGCGACGGCGTAGGCATCGCGGTGCGCAAGGGCGACGCCCTGAAAGACAAGATCAACACTGCCATCGCGGCGATCCGCGAAAACGGCAAATACAAGGCAATCCAGGACAAGTACTTCGCCTTCGACATCTACGGCAAGTAA
- the acs gene encoding acetate--CoA ligase — protein MSAASLYPVRPEVLANTLTDEATYKAMYQQSVVNPDGFWREQAKRLDWIKPFTTVKQTSFDDHHVDIKWFADGTLNVSYNCLDRHLAERGDQIAIIWEGDDPSESRNITYRELHEQVCKLANALRGQDVHRGDVVTIYMPMIPEAVVAMLACTRIGAIHSVVFGGFSPEALAGRIIDCKSKVVITADEGIRAGKKISLKANVDDALTNPETSSIQKVIVCKRTGGDIKWNQHRDIWYEDLMKVAGTVCAPKEMGAEEALFILYTSGSTGKPKGVQHTTGGYLLYAAMTHERVFDYRPGEIYWCTADVGWVTGHSYIVYGPLANGATTVLFEGVPNYPDITRVAKIIDKHKVNILYTAPTAIRAMMASGQAAVEGADGSSLRLLGSVGEPINPEAWDWYYKNVGKSRCPIVDTWWQTETGGNMMSPLPGAHALKPGSAARPFFGVVPALVDNLGNIIEGEAEGNLVILDSWPGQARTLYGDHDRFVDTYFKTFRGMYFTGDGARRDADGYYWITGRVDDVLNVSGHRMGTAEIESAMVAHPKVAEAAVVGVPHDIKGQGIYVYVTLKNGEEPTEQLRLELKNWVRKEIGPIASPDVIQWAPGLPKTRSGKIMRRILRKIATAEYDGLGDISTLADPGVVQHLIDTHKTMNVA, from the coding sequence ATGAGTGCGGCTTCTCTGTATCCCGTTCGTCCCGAGGTTCTGGCAAACACGCTGACTGACGAGGCGACCTACAAAGCCATGTACCAGCAGTCGGTCGTCAACCCGGACGGCTTCTGGCGCGAGCAAGCCAAGCGTCTTGACTGGATCAAGCCTTTCACCACGGTGAAACAGACATCGTTTGACGATCACCATGTCGACATCAAGTGGTTTGCCGACGGCACCCTGAACGTTTCCTACAACTGCCTCGACCGTCATCTGGCCGAGCGCGGCGATCAAATCGCGATCATCTGGGAAGGCGACGATCCTTCCGAAAGCCGCAACATCACTTACCGCGAACTGCATGAGCAAGTCTGCAAACTGGCCAACGCCCTGCGTGGTCAGGACGTGCACCGTGGCGATGTGGTGACCATTTACATGCCGATGATTCCCGAAGCCGTGGTCGCCATGCTGGCCTGCACCCGGATCGGCGCGATTCACTCGGTGGTGTTCGGCGGTTTCTCGCCGGAAGCCCTGGCCGGGCGCATCATCGACTGCAAATCGAAAGTGGTGATCACCGCTGACGAGGGTATTCGCGCCGGCAAGAAGATTTCCCTCAAGGCCAACGTCGACGACGCACTGACCAACCCGGAAACCAGCAGCATCCAGAAAGTCATCGTCTGCAAGCGCACCGGTGGCGACATCAAGTGGAACCAGCATCGTGACATCTGGTACGAAGACCTGATGAAAGTCGCGGGCACTGTGTGCGCGCCGAAAGAGATGGGCGCCGAAGAAGCGCTGTTCATCCTTTATACCTCCGGCTCCACCGGCAAGCCGAAGGGCGTGCAGCACACCACCGGCGGTTATCTGCTGTATGCGGCAATGACCCACGAGCGCGTGTTCGACTACCGTCCTGGCGAGATCTACTGGTGCACCGCCGACGTCGGCTGGGTCACCGGCCACAGTTACATCGTCTATGGCCCGCTGGCCAATGGCGCGACCACCGTGCTGTTCGAAGGTGTGCCGAACTACCCGGACATCACCCGGGTGGCGAAGATCATCGACAAGCACAAGGTCAACATCCTCTACACCGCGCCGACCGCGATCCGCGCGATGATGGCTTCGGGTCAGGCCGCTGTGGAAGGCGCTGATGGCAGCAGCCTGCGCCTGCTCGGTTCGGTGGGTGAGCCGATCAACCCGGAAGCCTGGGACTGGTACTACAAGAATGTCGGCAAGTCCCGTTGCCCGATCGTCGATACCTGGTGGCAGACCGAGACCGGCGGCAACATGATGAGCCCGCTGCCGGGTGCTCATGCGCTCAAGCCAGGTTCGGCGGCGCGTCCGTTCTTCGGTGTGGTGCCGGCGCTGGTCGACAACCTTGGAAATATCATCGAGGGCGAGGCCGAAGGCAATCTGGTGATTCTCGATTCGTGGCCAGGTCAGGCGCGTACGCTTTACGGCGATCACGACCGCTTTGTCGATACCTACTTCAAGACTTTCCGTGGCATGTACTTCACCGGTGACGGCGCGCGTCGTGACGCCGACGGTTACTACTGGATCACCGGGCGCGTGGACGACGTACTCAACGTTTCCGGCCACCGCATGGGCACCGCCGAGATCGAGAGCGCGATGGTTGCGCATCCGAAAGTCGCTGAAGCGGCGGTGGTGGGTGTGCCGCATGACATCAAGGGGCAGGGCATTTATGTCTACGTGACCTTGAAGAACGGCGAGGAGCCGACCGAGCAGTTGCGTCTGGAGCTGAAGAACTGGGTGCGCAAGGAGATCGGCCCGATTGCTTCGCCGGACGTGATCCAGTGGGCACCGGGGCTGCCGAAGACCCGTTCGGGCAAGATCATGCGGCGTATTCTGCGCAAGATTGCCACGGCCGAATACGATGGCTTGGGCGATATCTCGACCCTGGCGGATCCGGGTGTGGTGCAGCATTTGATTGATACGCACAAGACCATGAATGTTGCTTAA
- a CDS encoding ParA family protein: MPRAKKIKTPTKTLTFYNNKGGVSKTTTLFNVGAYLSKAGKKVLFIDADSQCNLTELFFANDTDYFDDPSKKLPGHSILDVFRPRLDGAAARIDVKTIELAESNIYSKLYLMRGDIEFSAQAEPYFGASINQAITTNINEKNTYISFRRLIKDLGEELGLDYILIDLGPSTGAITRLAFLASDKFIIPVTPDRFCYLGINTLPKLIEDWIKHDKIILSTLEPYGIESNYGSPEFCGLINQNFQVHKSLIKESYQKWSKKIKTEIKSKLMSSKIIRIRENISDPIICSIENLGQLVPVSQMLGKAIFDLTQNDSALASKSGIQFYGSVWAPWDKKIKAYRSEIQKITEAIE; encoded by the coding sequence ATGCCTAGAGCAAAGAAAATAAAAACGCCTACCAAAACACTAACGTTCTACAACAACAAAGGTGGCGTATCCAAAACAACCACTTTATTTAATGTCGGCGCATACCTTTCAAAAGCTGGTAAAAAAGTACTATTTATAGATGCGGACTCACAATGCAATCTTACAGAGCTATTTTTCGCCAACGACACTGACTACTTTGACGACCCATCTAAAAAACTTCCCGGCCACTCCATACTTGATGTATTTCGGCCACGATTAGATGGGGCAGCAGCTAGAATCGATGTAAAAACAATCGAACTCGCCGAATCAAATATTTATTCAAAACTATATCTTATGAGAGGCGACATAGAGTTTAGCGCTCAAGCAGAACCATATTTTGGCGCGTCAATCAATCAGGCGATAACTACTAACATTAACGAAAAAAACACCTACATTAGCTTTCGACGACTTATTAAAGATCTTGGTGAAGAACTAGGACTAGACTATATTTTAATTGATCTCGGCCCAAGCACGGGCGCGATCACTAGACTTGCCTTTCTAGCATCCGACAAGTTTATTATCCCAGTTACACCCGATAGATTTTGCTACTTAGGAATCAACACATTACCAAAACTTATTGAAGACTGGATAAAACACGACAAAATCATATTAAGCACATTAGAACCATACGGAATCGAAAGCAATTATGGATCACCAGAATTCTGCGGACTCATCAATCAAAACTTTCAGGTACACAAATCATTAATCAAAGAATCATATCAAAAATGGTCGAAAAAAATAAAAACAGAAATCAAATCTAAATTAATGAGCTCAAAAATTATAAGAATAAGAGAAAATATTTCCGACCCTATAATTTGTTCAATTGAAAATCTTGGACAATTAGTCCCCGTATCTCAAATGCTCGGAAAAGCTATTTTTGACCTTACTCAAAATGACTCTGCCCTGGCTTCAAAAAGTGGCATTCAGTTCTACGGAAGTGTATGGGCTCCTTGGGACAAGAAGATAAAAGCTTATCGAAGTGAAATTCAAAAAATCACCGAGGCCATTGAATGA
- a CDS encoding ABC transporter permease has translation MLKGYGAVILDGAWLTLQLALSSMALAIVLGLIGVALRLSPVRWLAWLGDLYSTVIRGIPDLVLILLIFYGGQDLLNRVAPMLGYDDYIDLNPLAAGIGTLGFIFGAYLSETFRGAFMAIPKGQAEAGMAYGMSSFQVFFRVMVPQMIRLAIPGFTNNWLVLTKATALISVVGLQDMMFKAKQAADATREPFTFFLAVAAMYLVITSVSLLALRHLEKRYSVGVRAADL, from the coding sequence ATGTTGAAAGGCTACGGGGCTGTCATCCTCGATGGCGCATGGCTGACGCTTCAGCTCGCCTTGTCGTCCATGGCTCTGGCCATCGTTCTCGGGCTGATCGGTGTTGCGTTGCGCCTGTCGCCGGTGCGCTGGCTGGCGTGGCTGGGCGACCTGTATTCGACGGTGATCCGCGGGATTCCCGACCTGGTGCTGATCCTGCTGATCTTCTACGGCGGTCAGGACCTGCTCAACCGCGTTGCGCCGATGCTTGGCTATGACGACTACATCGACCTGAACCCGCTGGCGGCCGGTATCGGCACCCTTGGTTTCATCTTCGGTGCGTACCTGTCGGAAACTTTCCGTGGCGCGTTCATGGCGATCCCCAAAGGCCAGGCCGAAGCGGGCATGGCCTACGGTATGAGCAGTTTTCAGGTGTTCTTCCGGGTGATGGTGCCGCAGATGATTCGTCTGGCCATCCCGGGCTTTACCAACAACTGGCTGGTGCTGACCAAGGCCACCGCGCTGATTTCCGTGGTCGGTCTGCAAGACATGATGTTCAAGGCCAAGCAGGCGGCGGATGCCACGCGCGAGCCTTTCACCTTCTTCCTCGCAGTGGCGGCGATGTACCTGGTGATCACCAGTGTTTCGTTGCTGGCATTGCGTCACCTTGAGAAGCGCTACTCGGTAGGCGTAAGGGCGGCTGATCTATGA
- a CDS encoding DUF2790 domain-containing protein produces MKALLVLALSSLCATAMANEGPTDVAQQQPVIEEYTYSTHLDIAKVVSMSEVPNVCEVVPAKMEYDDSKGQRHILRYSIMGNGCTN; encoded by the coding sequence ATGAAAGCTTTATTGGTTCTGGCCCTCAGCAGTCTGTGCGCAACCGCCATGGCAAACGAGGGTCCGACTGATGTCGCACAGCAACAACCGGTTATCGAGGAATACACCTACTCCACACACCTGGACATCGCCAAAGTTGTATCCATGAGCGAAGTTCCGAATGTCTGCGAAGTAGTACCGGCGAAAATGGAATACGACGACTCCAAAGGCCAACGCCACATCCTGCGCTACAGCATCATGGGCAACGGCTGCACGAACTGA